Genomic window (Zingiber officinale cultivar Zhangliang chromosome 2B, Zo_v1.1, whole genome shotgun sequence):
CTTCGCTCGGCCTTACTAACGCTGAGCCGACGGCTTGTTCAGTAGAAGATAAGTAGATGCAGAGCGGCTCACCCGCAACAGACTTGGCTAGTACCGGAAGGGAGTTCAAATACGTCTTCAAaccttcaaacgcccgatcgcattctccgtcccagtgaaacttggtggctttgcacaagattttgaaaaaaggaagactccgatcggcggtctttgagatgaatctggacagagcagttatccgaccggtcaagcgctgcacttccctcaaatttcttgggggcggcatatcttgtaaggctttcactttgttgggatttgcttcgataccccgctcggtcactatgtaactcAGGAAACACCCTcgttttgctccgaacaggcatttcaGGGGATTTAGTTTAACTCCATACCTTTTTAGCGCTCGGAAAGTCTCCTGCATGTCTTCCAAGAGATCGACCACTCGgacagacttgatgagaatatcgtccacgtatacttctagatttcgcccgatctgctccttgaatactttgttcatcaggcgttggtaagtggctcccgcgttcttcaatccgaacggcatcacattatagcaatatgtgccgtcggcggtgacgaagctaactttttcttggtcttcacgggcgagcggcacttgatgatatccctgataggcgtcgagcacacatatcaactcgcagccggccgtagaatccaccagttgatcgattcggggcaaggggtaaaagtcctttgggcacgccttgttaaggtcccggaaatcgatgcacactttCCACTTGTTGCCGGACTTGGAAACTAGCACCACATTCgccaaccagcttgggaactggacctcgcgtatatgaccggcctccagaagtttctcaacCTCCGAcgggatgatgacattctgctcggcgctgaaatccctttttctctgattcactggccgagcgtccggtcggacatgtagctcgtgctgcactatgcttggtgaaattccgggcagctcatgtgtcgaccagacgaagacatcacagtttctctggaggcatttgatcacttcctgtttTCGGCTTTCCTCCGGGTCAGCCGTGATGAAcattgtggcctccgatcgggtcggatgaatctgcacttcctctttttcttcataaactaaagagggaggcttttctgttatagcgttcacctcgatccttggtgccttccgagcggaatggaattctgctcggaccatctcgatgtagcatctcCGAGCTGCCAGCTAATCCCCtcatacttctcccactttgtcctcgacggggaacttgatcttttggtggaaggtggaaacggctgctcggaattcgctgagagccggtcgccccaatatgacgttgtacgccgacggagagtccaccacgacgaagtttgcagcacgcgtccttctgagcggctcttctcctagcgaTATGGCCAGAcgaatctgtccgaccggctgaacttcattgcccgtaaacccgtaaaggggggttgtcatgggtagcagctcggctcgatcaatttgcagttgatcgaatgctttcttgaatatgatattgaccgagctccctgtgtcaataaaaacgcggtgatgtagttagctattaccgctctaatgaggagggcgtcgtcatgggggacttcaactccttccaagtccctgggtcCGAAACTAATTtctggtccgctcgcccgttcctggctgcagccgaccgcatggatctgtaGCTGCCGGACACTCgctttccttgctcggttggaatctcctccggtcggaccaccagctatgatgctgatctcacctcgggaagtattacttctattttcttcttcccgagcggacggtcgagaccgttctctagaCATTCGCCGActctcccgcctcggagagcgatgtcgatcgggagtctgttgttttcGCCTGTCAATTtgagtccgatcggcttcatgagttctctgtcgcctatcaGATGAGGGAGATCGTCGACCATCATTCCGAGGAACGGGATGAgcaatcaagggaagacttcgacaatcccttgtgttgtgcgtatccgtccggtggaaggaacagaacatcggggtccatttcttctttggcttgggccgggcggaagctacctcttgcacatgggaccttgcatggggggagcggatttcttcggccctcggtcctctgggtggatgGGCAGCATGCGGCTTCCGCTCGACAAttggagcccgctcggttggtgtttcttttttccgggctgcttgggcttcctctacattgatgtattcgttggcccggtgtagcatgtggtcgtagtctcggggcggcttgcgaatgagcgatcggaagaaatccccatccactaggccttgtgtgaaggcattcatcattgtctctgaggtggccgttggaatatccatggccactcggttgaaccgctggatataggctctgagcggctctcttggctcttgcttgattgcgaacaagctgacactcgtcttctgataacgccgactgcttgcgaaatgatggaggaaggccgttcggaagtccttgaagtttgtgatggacccatccggcaacctccgaaaccatcgttgagccgatccagatagggtggttagaaaaactcgacacttcaccccatccgtatattggtgaagggtagcagtgttgtcaaatttacccagatgatcatccagatcggtggtcccattgtattcgccgatcgtcgggggcacgtagtgctttggcagaggatccTTCAAGATGACTTCTGAGAATTGGCGATTAATTCGCCCGGGCGATGCATCCGCTCggggggggctttcccttttctgtcttcTCGTCTCGGCCTTTCatcagaagaagatccccgatctctatgggTTGCTGcagcttcgggggtgcggaatagggcccgatgaaatgcaacggtggcctgcggtgcttccgctcggccaccagacgcagacgttgcttgctgctccggccgctcggctgctgctttctgtttttgctccacaagcttggcggccctcaactcgaccagagcgtcgagttcctccatggagagcgtcaccgtgtgttgtcgtccagtctcgtccattgcttccgctcggatacaggagcgttcccacagacggcgccaaattgatcctgtccgaatgttgaatcaacggacgctgggcacgtggcgctctcctcgttgctgacgtagatctccgaccggtcggacggcgctccggcggacctgcacagaagttgggccgggaaggggttcccggcgacgaccctccgacgctcaagtcaggcaagcaagcagtgaaaaaagtggctccaaaggtgtcccacgcgtacctccggtgaaggatgagggcctttatataggacagcgaagaagcgagtgtacacataccgaggtgtacacgtgtccgcggctcataccccagtaagggcttgtcagtgagcttacctgactcatactgctacagtccaagcatgtcctcgatgggacagcggaaccccttgtcATAAGATTTGAAGTATGGCCTATACGTGGAGCATACCCGccgtcagaaaaagatgtcacttgTCCCTTTGCCCTTACTCCCCGGAGAGAGTCCGGACGGCCAGCTTTcgcgacatccggccggacgtatgcggtggtttacttagggAGGTTCTCAATCacatgctttgtggagactattagcagtatgctatCTGATTgttttggccgagcgtgcaatcCGATCGGCTCTGCGATCCCGTCCGCTGAGCGCCGGAACTCTGACTTTCGACGACACCTTCAACCATCAACTAGACACCGCCGGGCCGCCCGGCCGGTCGAACCCGCCCCTCTCCGCCCGGTCATCTgctactttgacttccacgtggcgttgactcctccgGACGGGGgggcccctgttcttacaaccggagcAATTATAATTTATGTGAATGATATCttaataactggtagtgatcAACATGATCTTATTACTTTACTTCATCTTGTTCatcaagagtttcctattcgGGATCTTAGCAATGCTTGTTTTTTTCTTAGCATAGAATTTCTCTCACATTCTAAAGATTATCTTCTCTCTCAAAACAATTATATTACTAGACTTCTACAatgagctaaaatggatggtgtATGTCCTATCTCCACACTAATCATTAAAGGTGGTTTCACTGGcccttcatcctcctcttcaatGGTTGACCCCAGATCAATATAAACATTGTTGGTGCCCTACAATATGTCACCATTATATGACCCGATATTACTTTCGTTGTCAGACGTGCCtatcaatttatgcatgctcctactaAACACCATTAGGAAGGTATTAAGAGAATTTTTCGATATCTAAAAGGCACTATTCTACatagtcttcttttatatcgtcaatctCACGATAGTTGATTGCCTACATTGATGTAGATTGGGATAGATCTCCCGAAGATAGAcattctactagtggatatgtcaTATATTTTGGACGAATTTTATTTCCTGACTTTCAAAGAAGCAACTTACAGCCTCTCGCTcaagtactgaagctgaatataaaaatatagctaACACGacatcagaaattatttggctacaatctcttcttttGGAATTACACTTTTTCCTAACTACTACGCCCAAAATCTGGTGTGATAATATTAGAGCAACTTATCTTGTGACAAATCATATTTTTCATCCTCGTACCAAGCATATAtagattgatttttattttgttcgtGAGCGTATGACAAGTCGATAACTTTCAGTTTCTTACCTCTCTACTAAAGATCAAATTGCTAATATATTTACCAAGCCATTATCCAGACAACAATATTTCACCAAGTTAGTACTCAAACTAGCACTCTTGTTGAGTTTGTCGaggataatgataataataaaaaataatcttaaattaattttaataaattgagatttattatatttgagatCACAATCAaaatcaagatcgacatgaatcaaatagcaaaaataatacttccaaatctattatatttattattatgtttataattgtatgtcatatttaaaATAAACCTATTGACTTTAGTAAATAATAGATCAAAAAATtattctctattctattttttttttttttatctattagTTTCAACACCAATCGCGTATATCAGATGTCATATTTTTTTGCCATAGATTATGTCTGCACTTGCAGGTAACGAAGGCTTCTGTATTCATTAGTTCTAGCTAAACAAGTAAATACTTAACATACAAAATGATTTCTATGAAATAGATTCTTAATGAAGATGAAACACCTCTATTATATAGCTTGGTATTTGACGAAGGAGTTATTAATGATGCTACATCTATCATCCTCTCCAATGCAATTCAGAACTTTTATCTTGCTCACAGCGATGCCATAATCATATTGAAATTTTTGCCAAACTTTGGAAATCTATTTCTCACCAGCACCCTCCCCGGAGCTTTGGAAATCTACTTGACAAAGATTTagtcaagtaaaaaaaaaacaatttgttTCGATTTAAGACTTTCATGACTAGAGAAGTATTTTAGAGAATAAATATCAAAGTTTAGATAGgcatcttaaatatttttaaattaagtgaTTTAGTAAATTATTTTTATGCTCTATGGACGAAGCAACTCCTGACTGTCGCCCACGGCCACCACTCGTAATCACCTGCACGCAGGGCCCACACAAGGCGATCGCGATCCTACGGCCGCACGTCGCACGAGATCCGCTGCCCGCGATCGGGCACAGGGCCGTCGTCGACAACCTCACATGCGGGTGCGTCACCCCGCAGCCGCCGAGGTGTTCACGGCTATGAACACGttgggaaaaaaaaattgaagaggaAAAGTTTCCGTCCAATTAAATACATCTGCTTATAAGTAAatatgaaaaagaaacaaaatccaATCTTTCTCACGAAGTAAATAGAAGAAAATTTTCCTCCTAATTTCTATTCAATCCTTCCAAATAAACAGAGGCTGAATCTTACCCTCGCTTTAGTCGCATTCCTCTGTTTACCACCTCAAATTTGGCCTCCTCGAGCTCAAGGGAGATCATTAGGGAAGGAGACACAGGTGGGCTAAATAGTATGAAAAATAAAAAGCTTAGCCTTCCCCAGAGGACACAAATGCAAAAGAGAATAATAATCTAATTCCTACGTTCCATTTAGTTTTCTATGCAGTTGCTACCAGCAGGAACATAATCCAAAGTATATATACACCAGCGGGACCTCATCGTTAGAGAAAGTTATACCTGCTGCCTATTTAGATTACGTGATGAGCGGCAAAATAACAGATAAAAGTCAATCGAAATGGAGGAACCTTGCAGCCAAGCTATGGTTCTGCATGAACCAGCATAACTTCTACCGAACAATCATCCATTGCCTCCCTGAAACACTCGAAAGCAATTTGGGATAAGCCATTTGGGTTAACAAAGCAGGATAGGATGAAATCACTTATTAAATGGAAGATTCCGGAATGCTCCTGGAGCAAATACTGGGAAGGAACCTGCAGCTTGCCCCTTCTCTACCGTGTCCCGATTAGAATTTGATGTTCTCTCAGTTACCGGCCTTGTTCCTGTATGTTCATCACTTCTCTTGGTATCTCTGATGGGCGTATTAATAAGAGGGCCTCCAAAGAAAATAGACTGCCCGGTGTATGTTAATCTCTCATGTCGAGGGATAGGAGGCATCGCTGAAGCAGACATGTTTGGTTGAGCAGTACTCCCATGCGCACCAGTTTCTGCGAAAGTATTACCAATTGGAAACCGAGACATCCTTGTAGGGGCACCCATATTACTCTCAATTCTGGCAGTTCCAGATACTGAGACATAGCGACCAGCTTCTTGATCCCAGACAACAGATGctcttttgttttcccttattGCTGAGGTGGCAGATTGGAACATTGAGTTGGAATGTTGGGTAGTAGGACGAGGACCTCTTGAAGTAAATGGCGAAGGCCTATTGGGAAGTGTAGGCTTCAAAGGAAGTGCACTGATGGCTGAAGTTTCGTGATTGTGGATTGGACTGCTCAGGCTGCTTGCAGTTTGAGTTCGAGACTCGTAGTCATCCTTGCTATCTTGACTATGTGGATAAGAGCTTCTACGAGGAGACAATTTGAGCTCTGCTCTTGATTCTCTTGTAGCATTGTAATCCATGCTCAAACTACTCCTACCACTTACATCATCACTGGAACTAAAATCAGCATCTGGCAAACGCTGAGCATCTATGGGACGCAGGACCGAAGAAGACGCCCTGGCTTTTGCAGCTGCTTTCATGGCCTCATTAGAGTCCAATTTAGCGAGCTTCCAAGCACTAATCTTAACAGCCTTTTTGGACTTGATAGCCTTCTCCACATGCCCAGCTGCATCAGGGTCAACAGTTGATGGTACCATTCCTGGTTCCAAGTGTGGGATAATCTCATCCTGTAACAGAAATTGGCAGTGAATCAAGCACTGAACAAACACAATGTTTTAGGTGGTGCAGCTAGTTTCTATATTGACAAAATATGATGAGGCAATCTCAATAAATTGACATTAGTTATTGAAAAACAAACAATCTGACATTATGGACAAATTTCCCGAAGCAAAGTTTATAGACagctaaaatttttaatatatgaaGTATGAACCTGTAAGGTATGAACCTGTTGATCAACGAATACCCTAGGAGGAGTGCACCATACACCTTTATATTGAATACTAAGGGAACTTCCAAGACTTATGCCAGTTGTTGCAGAATTAGTTGGAGAATATGGAGCATTAGGTGCTTCCTCATCGGCAGATGGTGGTGCTGCCTCACTCATAGCTCTCATAGCTACGACATACTCATAGGTCGTAATTCCCTGGTAAAAGGGAGGGAAAGGTAAAGCACTTGCAAGAAGAACCTTAATGATTCTTAGTAAAGTATAAGAGGAAACCTTTTTGATCAGGATCATGTGGAAAAAGAAAAGTTCTCCCAATGGTATGCACGCAACAATTGATAGTGCAGTACAAATAGCCTACAAAACAAAGAATATCCCAGACCTCAATACCATTTGGTTAGTTTCCACTAGATTCATTTAGAAAACATAAATATAACATCAGTTCGATATTTTGCAAATGATAAATAAAAGATCTTGAGAAAGCTAGTAGAAAATTAATGCTTCCTGAACTAATTATTTGTCTCAAAATGGATCTAGTTAATTGAGGAACCAGATTATACATATCTCCTAAGAATCATGATCCTGATCAAGGAAGAAATTATTGTATTCTCAATGTCCTGTACCTCTGAATAAAATTGGCCTAACATGTTCTCCTAATCCATTAATTTTCTCCAAAATAACATGAGCAACCTAAGTCCGACAGCATCAGCCTTATTTTAGTAGTCTATTGATCATTCTATGATGTCCAATGTCA
Coding sequences:
- the LOC122046807 gene encoding probable protein S-acyltransferase 19 isoform X2; this encodes MVRRHGWQLPAHAFQVVAITVFFLLVVAFYAFFAPFLGKPIFEYTAIAVYTPVAVVVFVLYVRCTRINPADPGIMEKFEKGFKNQNNSKAGVPPGSLSFDGDNAPGAHSSPASTCRSSLGHSSSRKASAVVDNPATNMSLSPQKRSTRCCILGGLMFALFVKDDCRKLEETEEQTGGEDALFCTLCNAEVRQYSKHCRSCDKCVDSFDHHCRWLNNCVGRKNYITFISLMATSLIWLAIECGVGIAVLVLCFVNKDSMENNIKEKLGNGFSRAPFATVVAICTALSIVACIPLGELFFFHMILIKKGITTYEYVVAMRAMSEAAPPSADEEAPNAPYSPTNSATTGISLGSSLSIQYKGVWCTPPRVFVDQQVHTLQDEIIPHLEPGMVPSTVDPDAAGHVEKAIKSKKAVKISAWKLAKLDSNEAMKAAAKARASSSVLRPIDAQRLPDADFSSSDDVSGRSSLSMDYNATRESRAELKLSPRRSSYPHSQDSKDDYESRTQTASSLSSPIHNHETSAISALPLKPTLPNRPSPFTSRGPRPTTQHSNSMFQSATSAIRENKRASVVWDQEAGRYVSVSGTARIESNMGAPTRMSRFPIGNTFAETGAHGSTAQPNMSASAMPPIPRHERLTYTGQSIFFGGPLINTPIRDTKRSDEHTGTRPVTERTSNSNRDTVEKGQAAGSFPVFAPGAFRNLPFNK
- the LOC122046807 gene encoding probable protein S-acyltransferase 19 isoform X1, coding for MVRRHGWQLPAHAFQVVAITVFFLLVVAFYAFFAPFLGKPIFEYTAIAVYTPVAVVVFVLYVRCTRINPADPGIMEKFEKGFKNQNNSKAGVPPGSLSFDGDNAPGAHSSPASTCRSSLGHSSSRKASAVVDNPATNMSLSPQKRSTRCCILGGLMFALFVKDDCRKLEETEEQTGGEDALFCTLCNAEVRQYSKHCRSCDKCVDSFDHHCRWLNNCVGRKNYITFISLMATSLIWLAIECGVGIAVLVLCFVNKDSMENNIKEKLGNGFSRAPFATVVAICTALSIVACIPLGELFFFHMILIKKVSSYTLLRIIKVLLASALPFPPFYQGITTYEYVVAMRAMSEAAPPSADEEAPNAPYSPTNSATTGISLGSSLSIQYKGVWCTPPRVFVDQQDEIIPHLEPGMVPSTVDPDAAGHVEKAIKSKKAVKISAWKLAKLDSNEAMKAAAKARASSSVLRPIDAQRLPDADFSSSDDVSGRSSLSMDYNATRESRAELKLSPRRSSYPHSQDSKDDYESRTQTASSLSSPIHNHETSAISALPLKPTLPNRPSPFTSRGPRPTTQHSNSMFQSATSAIRENKRASVVWDQEAGRYVSVSGTARIESNMGAPTRMSRFPIGNTFAETGAHGSTAQPNMSASAMPPIPRHERLTYTGQSIFFGGPLINTPIRDTKRSDEHTGTRPVTERTSNSNRDTVEKGQAAGSFPVFAPGAFRNLPFNK
- the LOC122046807 gene encoding probable protein S-acyltransferase 19 isoform X4; this translates as MEKFEKGFKNQNNSKAGVPPGSLSFDGDNAPGAHSSPASTCRSSLGHSSSRKASAVVDNPATNMSLSPQKRSTRCCILGGLMFALFVKDDCRKLEETEEQTGGEDALFCTLCNAEVRQYSKHCRSCDKCVDSFDHHCRWLNNCVGRKNYITFISLMATSLIWLAIECGVGIAVLVLCFVNKDSMENNIKEKLGNGFSRAPFATVVAICTALSIVACIPLGELFFFHMILIKKGITTYEYVVAMRAMSEAAPPSADEEAPNAPYSPTNSATTGISLGSSLSIQYKGVWCTPPRVFVDQQVHTLQDEIIPHLEPGMVPSTVDPDAAGHVEKAIKSKKAVKISAWKLAKLDSNEAMKAAAKARASSSVLRPIDAQRLPDADFSSSDDVSGRSSLSMDYNATRESRAELKLSPRRSSYPHSQDSKDDYESRTQTASSLSSPIHNHETSAISALPLKPTLPNRPSPFTSRGPRPTTQHSNSMFQSATSAIRENKRASVVWDQEAGRYVSVSGTARIESNMGAPTRMSRFPIGNTFAETGAHGSTAQPNMSASAMPPIPRHERLTYTGQSIFFGGPLINTPIRDTKRSDEHTGTRPVTERTSNSNRDTVEKGQAAGSFPVFAPGAFRNLPFNK
- the LOC122046807 gene encoding probable protein S-acyltransferase 19 isoform X3, whose amino-acid sequence is MVRRHGWQLPAHAFQVVAITVFFLLVVAFYAFFAPFLGKPIFEYTAIAVYTPVAVVVFVLYVRCTRINPADPGIMEKFEKGFKNQNNSKAGVPPGSLSFDGDNAPGAHSSPASTCRSSLGHSSSRKASAVVDNPATNMSLSPQKRSTRCCILGGLMFALFVKDDCRKLEETEEQTGGEDALFCTLCNAEVRQYSKHCRSCDKCVDSFDHHCRWLNNCVGRKNYITFISLMATSLIWLAIECGVGIAVLVLCFVNKDSMENNIKEKLGNGFSRAPFATVVAICTALSIVACIPLGELFFFHMILIKKGITTYEYVVAMRAMSEAAPPSADEEAPNAPYSPTNSATTGISLGSSLSIQYKGVWCTPPRVFVDQQDEIIPHLEPGMVPSTVDPDAAGHVEKAIKSKKAVKISAWKLAKLDSNEAMKAAAKARASSSVLRPIDAQRLPDADFSSSDDVSGRSSLSMDYNATRESRAELKLSPRRSSYPHSQDSKDDYESRTQTASSLSSPIHNHETSAISALPLKPTLPNRPSPFTSRGPRPTTQHSNSMFQSATSAIRENKRASVVWDQEAGRYVSVSGTARIESNMGAPTRMSRFPIGNTFAETGAHGSTAQPNMSASAMPPIPRHERLTYTGQSIFFGGPLINTPIRDTKRSDEHTGTRPVTERTSNSNRDTVEKGQAAGSFPVFAPGAFRNLPFNK
- the LOC122046807 gene encoding probable protein S-acyltransferase 19 isoform X5, with amino-acid sequence MVRRHGWQLPAHAFQVVAITVFFLLVVAFYAFFAPFLGKPIFEYTAIAVYTPVAVVVFVLYVRCTRINPADPGIMEKFEKGFKNQNNSKAGVPPGSLSFDGDNAPGAHSSPASTCRSSLGHSSSRKASAVVDNPATNMSLSPQKRSTRCCILGGLMFALFVKDDCRKLEETEEQTGGEDALFCTLCNAEVRQYSKHCRSCDKCVDSFDHHCRWLNNCVGRKNYITFISLMATSLIWLAIECGVGIAVLVLCFVNKDSMENNIKEKLGNGFSRAPFATVVDEIIPHLEPGMVPSTVDPDAAGHVEKAIKSKKAVKISAWKLAKLDSNEAMKAAAKARASSSVLRPIDAQRLPDADFSSSDDVSGRSSLSMDYNATRESRAELKLSPRRSSYPHSQDSKDDYESRTQTASSLSSPIHNHETSAISALPLKPTLPNRPSPFTSRGPRPTTQHSNSMFQSATSAIRENKRASVVWDQEAGRYVSVSGTARIESNMGAPTRMSRFPIGNTFAETGAHGSTAQPNMSASAMPPIPRHERLTYTGQSIFFGGPLINTPIRDTKRSDEHTGTRPVTERTSNSNRDTVEKGQAAGSFPVFAPGAFRNLPFNK